From the Candidatus Brocadia sp. genome, one window contains:
- a CDS encoding putative baseplate assembly protein encodes MEDKEIMGLPIPNLDDKTFDELAQEARSLIARYTPEWTDHNVHDPGITFIDLFSWLAEMQIYQLNRVTEKNYEKFLKLVGFQPLPARPAGVDITFEKITQEETIKAGTQVVTGVSEEKIVFETEEDFTLIQLNLKSIITKYDSKTIDNTEANKKDGIYFAPFGETPVEGATLELGFNNPLPGEKEIQIIFVLPDEGICSVGSHGDEQSKIILSVDLKWEYWDGGRWDALSIKKDTTLALTGSGRIVLIGPPSMDKKDSLYWIRCRLVSGHYEISPRIEQILLNTISAIQIETVKEEDLGTGSGNPEQKIVLKKINVAKGSQTIQVQREDGEWEDCKAVEDFESSGPDDLHYMFDSEKGEIIFGNGLNGRIPFKSQRIRASYKTTLGQKGNIPKGQNFQIVGLMGITGENLKEATGGKAAESIEYAKTRAKKDFRIPYRAITSADYEELALSTPGLRVARAKAIPNYNPDYPCISNFPGSVTVVVVPCVREDTITPVPGGGFIQTVLNHLNIHRLVTTDVYVIGPEYVKVSVVGKVRIKKKSSPTEVSNRIQKALRDFLNPLKRSQDQNEWPFGRSVYPSEIYQIIDKVEGVDYAIDVSLSAGGQYQEAEGIIEIPPVALVYSGIHEVEII; translated from the coding sequence ATGGAGGACAAAGAGATTATGGGTCTACCTATTCCCAATCTGGATGATAAAACCTTTGATGAATTAGCCCAGGAGGCACGTTCGCTAATAGCCCGATATACACCTGAGTGGACCGACCACAATGTCCACGACCCGGGAATTACCTTTATTGATCTCTTTTCCTGGCTGGCAGAGATGCAGATATACCAGTTGAACCGGGTGACAGAGAAAAATTATGAAAAATTTCTCAAACTTGTAGGATTTCAACCACTTCCTGCCCGGCCAGCCGGAGTAGATATTACATTTGAAAAGATCACGCAAGAGGAAACTATTAAAGCAGGTACTCAGGTGGTTACCGGGGTGAGTGAAGAAAAAATAGTGTTTGAGACTGAGGAGGATTTCACATTAATACAGTTAAATCTCAAATCAATAATTACTAAATACGATTCAAAGACCATCGATAATACTGAGGCAAATAAGAAAGACGGGATTTATTTCGCTCCCTTCGGTGAAACACCAGTAGAAGGGGCAACACTAGAATTAGGATTTAATAATCCTCTTCCGGGAGAAAAAGAGATTCAAATTATTTTTGTTCTTCCTGATGAAGGTATCTGTTCTGTGGGAAGTCATGGAGATGAACAATCAAAAATAATTCTCTCAGTAGACCTGAAATGGGAATATTGGGATGGTGGAAGATGGGATGCCCTGAGTATCAAAAAAGACACCACATTGGCTTTAACCGGGAGTGGAAGAATCGTTCTTATTGGGCCACCTTCTATGGATAAGAAAGATAGTCTCTATTGGATACGCTGCAGACTTGTCAGCGGGCACTATGAGATATCACCCCGGATTGAACAAATACTCCTTAATACAATTTCAGCCATTCAGATTGAGACAGTAAAAGAAGAGGACCTGGGGACAGGTAGTGGAAATCCGGAACAAAAAATAGTGTTAAAGAAAATCAATGTGGCTAAAGGAAGTCAAACAATTCAGGTTCAGAGAGAAGATGGTGAATGGGAGGATTGTAAAGCGGTGGAAGATTTTGAGTCCTCAGGTCCAGATGACCTGCACTACATGTTTGATTCAGAAAAAGGGGAGATTATCTTTGGCAATGGCTTAAATGGTAGAATTCCCTTCAAATCGCAGAGAATCAGAGCCTCTTATAAAACTACTTTGGGCCAAAAAGGGAATATCCCGAAGGGACAAAATTTTCAGATCGTAGGGCTTATGGGGATTACGGGAGAAAACTTGAAAGAGGCAACAGGGGGTAAGGCTGCCGAATCCATTGAATACGCAAAGACAAGGGCTAAGAAGGATTTTAGGATTCCTTATCGTGCTATTACCTCAGCCGATTATGAAGAGTTAGCTCTTTCAACTCCTGGATTGAGGGTAGCAAGAGCAAAGGCGATACCCAATTATAACCCTGATTATCCATGTATCTCAAATTTCCCGGGTTCGGTTACTGTCGTTGTGGTTCCCTGCGTGAGGGAGGATACAATTACTCCTGTGCCGGGAGGGGGATTTATTCAAACTGTTTTGAACCATCTGAATATCCACCGTCTGGTAACAACCGATGTATATGTTATCGGACCAGAATATGTAAAGGTTTCTGTTGTAGGTAAAGTTCGCATAAAGAAAAAAAGTAGTCCAACGGAGGTATCAAATCGTATCCAGAAGGCACTTAGAGATTTTTTAAATCCTTTAAAAAGGAGTCAGGATCAAAATGAATGGCCCTTTGGCCGCTCAGTCTATCCATCAGAGATATACCAGATAATAGACAAAGTAGAAGGTGTGGATTACGCAATCGATGTTTCCCTTAGTGCCGGGGGGCAATATCAGGAAGCCGAGGGCATTATCGAGATTCCTCCGGTTGCGTTGGTATATTCCGGTATTCATGAAGTGGAAATTATATGA